From a single Collimonas pratensis genomic region:
- a CDS encoding NADP-dependent malic enzyme has product MSTPTTLSAAEQALRDAALEYHRSPTRGKIAVVPTKPLSNQRDLSLAYSPGVAYACLAIHEDPEMAVEYTSRANLVGVITNGTAVLGLGDIGPLAGKPVMEGKGCLFHNFAGIDVFDIELAERDPDKLVEIIAALEPTLGGINLEDIKAPECFYIEKKLRERMKIPVFHDDQHGTAIISSAALLNGLELVNKKIGEVKLVASGAGAAAIACLDLMVELGVKRENIFVCDSRGVIHDKREDKLDVSKQRYLQKTDARTLADAIVGADVFLGCSAPGVLSQDMVKAMGSQPIILALANPEPEIRPELALEARPDCIIATGRSDYPNQVNNVLCFPYIFRGALDCGATSITEAMKVACVREIADLTKAEISEEVASAYAGQELQFGPEYIIPKPFDSRLILRIAPAVARAAEESGVATRPIKDMDAYRQSLMRFVSHTGMFMRPVFLAARGEPQRIVYAEGEDERVLRAVQIALEEKLVRPILIGRPAVIEARIKRAGLRLQAGRDFELINPEDDARFRQYWEAYHEIKARDGVTPEMAKSTLRRSNTTIASMLVKLGDADGMLCGLVGRFDSHLEHVSDIIGLRPGAKGFAAMNGLVLDKHTLFIADTFVNDDPDAEQLADIAAMAVEEVRRFGVPPKVAFLSHSMFGSSNRPSAKKMRAARDLFVKRMPDVEADGEMHGDAALSAELRAQFLPKSTLSGDANVLITPNLDAANILFNVLKMTGGQGVTVGPVLLGAAAPVHILNPSATVRRVVNMTALVVANAISAKQKV; this is encoded by the coding sequence ATGAGCACCCCCACCACTCTTTCGGCGGCCGAGCAGGCCCTGCGCGACGCTGCACTGGAATACCACCGCAGTCCGACGCGCGGCAAGATCGCCGTGGTGCCGACCAAGCCTTTGTCGAACCAGCGCGACCTCTCGCTGGCGTATTCGCCCGGCGTGGCCTACGCCTGCCTGGCGATCCACGAAGATCCGGAGATGGCGGTGGAATACACCTCGCGCGCCAACCTGGTCGGTGTCATTACTAACGGCACGGCAGTGCTGGGCCTGGGCGATATCGGGCCGCTGGCCGGCAAGCCGGTGATGGAAGGCAAGGGCTGCCTGTTTCATAATTTCGCCGGCATCGATGTCTTCGATATCGAGCTGGCCGAGCGCGACCCGGACAAGCTGGTCGAGATCATCGCTGCGCTGGAGCCGACCCTGGGCGGCATCAACCTGGAAGACATCAAGGCGCCGGAATGCTTCTACATCGAGAAGAAACTGCGCGAGCGCATGAAGATCCCGGTCTTCCATGACGACCAGCACGGCACCGCGATCATTTCCTCGGCTGCATTGCTGAACGGCCTGGAACTGGTCAACAAGAAAATCGGCGAAGTCAAACTGGTAGCCTCCGGCGCCGGCGCGGCGGCGATTGCCTGCCTCGACCTGATGGTGGAACTGGGCGTCAAGCGCGAAAACATTTTCGTCTGCGATTCGCGCGGCGTGATCCACGACAAACGTGAAGACAAGTTGGACGTATCCAAGCAGCGTTACCTGCAAAAGACTGACGCGCGTACGCTGGCGGATGCAATTGTCGGCGCCGACGTGTTCCTCGGTTGCTCGGCGCCAGGCGTGCTGTCGCAAGACATGGTCAAGGCCATGGGCAGCCAGCCTATCATCCTGGCGCTGGCCAATCCGGAACCGGAAATCCGCCCCGAGCTGGCGCTGGAAGCGCGGCCGGACTGCATCATCGCCACCGGCCGTTCGGACTATCCGAACCAGGTCAACAACGTGCTGTGCTTCCCTTACATTTTCCGTGGCGCGCTGGATTGCGGCGCCACCAGCATCACCGAGGCCATGAAGGTGGCTTGCGTGCGCGAGATCGCCGACCTGACCAAGGCCGAGATCAGCGAAGAAGTGGCCTCGGCTTATGCGGGCCAGGAACTGCAGTTCGGCCCTGAGTACATCATTCCCAAGCCTTTCGATTCGCGCCTGATTCTGCGCATCGCGCCGGCAGTGGCGCGTGCAGCGGAAGAATCGGGCGTGGCGACGCGTCCGATCAAGGACATGGATGCCTACCGCCAGTCGCTGATGCGTTTCGTCAGTCACACCGGCATGTTCATGCGTCCGGTATTCCTGGCTGCGCGCGGCGAACCGCAGCGTATCGTCTACGCCGAGGGCGAAGATGAGCGCGTGCTGCGTGCGGTGCAGATTGCGCTGGAAGAAAAGCTGGTGCGGCCTATCCTGATCGGCCGGCCGGCCGTGATCGAAGCGCGCATCAAACGTGCCGGCCTGCGCTTGCAGGCGGGCCGCGATTTCGAGCTGATCAATCCGGAAGACGACGCCCGTTTCCGCCAGTACTGGGAAGCCTATCACGAGATCAAGGCGCGCGACGGCGTGACGCCGGAGATGGCGAAGTCAACCTTGCGCCGTTCCAACACCACCATAGCTTCGATGCTGGTCAAGCTGGGCGACGCCGACGGTATGCTGTGCGGCCTGGTGGGACGTTTCGACAGTCACCTGGAACACGTCAGCGACATCATCGGCCTGCGTCCGGGCGCCAAGGGTTTTGCCGCCATGAACGGCTTGGTGCTGGATAAGCACACCTTGTTCATCGCCGATACCTTCGTCAATGACGATCCGGATGCCGAGCAGCTGGCCGACATCGCCGCCATGGCGGTGGAAGAAGTGCGCCGCTTCGGTGTGCCGCCCAAGGTGGCTTTCCTGTCGCATTCGATGTTCGGTTCCAGCAACCGGCCGTCGGCCAAGAAAATGCGCGCCGCGCGCGACCTGTTCGTCAAGCGCATGCCGGATGTCGAAGCCGATGGCGAGATGCACGGCGACGCCGCCCTGAGTGCAGAACTGCGCGCGCAGTTCCTGCCGAAATCAACCCTGTCGGGCGACGCCAATGTGCTGATCACGCCAAACCTGGATGCCGCCAACATTCTCTTCAATGTGCTGAAGATGACCGGCGGCCAGGGCGTGACGGTGGGGCCGGTGCTGCTGGGCGCCGCTGCTCCGGTGCATATCCTGAACCCGTCGGCCACCGTGCGTCGCGTCGTCAACATGACGGCGCTGGTGGTGGCAAACGCGATTTCGGCAAAGCAGAAAGTCTGA
- a CDS encoding dihydroneopterin aldolase has translation MKNENIASGVRWQIFVEGLAAMTSVGLHPHEHEKPQAVELDIELSYKTGGSGMGDDDTAAVIDYDHYCSVVTAFLQAKPHTRLLETLASEVASLSFREFPMLDEIRVAIHKPKIRPNTARLGVASSWTRWSYETLLLAQTLESGVAA, from the coding sequence ATGAAGAACGAAAACATCGCCAGCGGCGTACGCTGGCAGATCTTTGTCGAGGGCCTGGCGGCGATGACCAGCGTCGGCCTGCATCCGCACGAACATGAAAAGCCGCAGGCGGTCGAACTGGACATTGAATTGTCGTACAAGACTGGCGGCAGCGGCATGGGCGATGATGATACGGCGGCGGTGATCGACTATGACCATTACTGCAGCGTGGTCACGGCTTTTCTGCAAGCCAAGCCGCATACTCGCCTGCTGGAGACGCTGGCCTCGGAAGTCGCCAGCCTGTCCTTCCGCGAATTCCCTATGCTCGATGAAATACGGGTGGCGATCCACAAGCCGAAGATCCGCCCCAACACCGCCCGTCTGGGCGTAGCCTCAAGCTGGACCCGCTGGAGCTATGAAACCCTGTTGCTGGCGCAGACCCTGGAAAGCGGTGTTGCGGCATGA
- a CDS encoding sarcosine oxidase subunit alpha family protein encodes MNQLKSQPTNQTHRLAGGGRIDRAVPLTFIFNGKSYQGYQGDTLASALLANGVHFVARSWKYHRPRGIVTAGVEEPNALVQLESGGFTVPNARATEIELYQGLSATSVNASPSIENDRMAINQLFARFIPAGFYYKTFKWPRSWWGKYEEVIREAAGFGKAPTELDPDRYEKTYAHCDVLVAGAGPAGLAAAWVAAQSGARVVLVDDQSEPGGSLLSGPALIDGLPAAAWVAKISAELRAFPEVTILSRSTAFGYQDHNLVTVTQRLSEHLPLAQRGGKVRERLWKVRAKHVILATGAHERPIVFGNNDLPGIMLVSAVSTYIHRYGVLPGRQAVIFANNDDAYQTALDLKGNGAQVTVVDPRPAGNSSLPAAAKRQGVSIINDAVVVTAHGSRHVKKVEVSGHRDGVPGQFITSLACDLLCVSGGWNPVIHLFAQSGGKAHWNNEKACFVPGSAMQKETSAGAANGDFSLAGALRDGALAAQQAVESAGLKAAALPNWKVAELSEAPLMPMWLVGDRKQVGRGPKQFVDYQNDVSAADIYLAAREGYHSVEHVKRYTALGFGTDQGKLGNINGMAILAEVLGKSIPQTGTTTFRPNYTPVTFGTVAGRELGEFLTPIRKTCIHPWHIEQGALFEDVGNWKRPWYYPRGKEDLHAAVARECLAARNSVGILDASTLGKIDVQGPDAVTLLNWMYTNPWNKLEVGKCRYGLMLDENGMVFDDGVTVRLGEQHFLMSTTTGGAARVLDWMERWLQTEWPHLKVNLTSVTDHFATFAVVGPNARRVLQKVCKDIDFSNEKFPFMSFREGSINSVFTRIMRISFSGELSYEVNVPANMGRAIWDAIIEAGKEFDITPYGTETMHVLRAEKGYIIVGQDTDGSVTPFDLGMGGLVAKSKDFLGKRSLARSDTAGENRKQLVGLLSADKDFVLPEGSQILAEPSNEATGSMIGHVTSSYFSPILQRSIAFALIKGGLGKMGQEVSISLENGRNIAAKISSLVFYDAEGVRQHVE; translated from the coding sequence ATGAACCAACTGAAGAGCCAACCGACAAACCAGACACACAGGCTGGCCGGCGGCGGCCGCATCGACCGCGCGGTTCCGCTGACTTTTATTTTCAACGGTAAAAGCTACCAGGGTTATCAGGGCGATACGCTGGCCTCGGCGCTGCTCGCTAACGGTGTGCACTTCGTTGCGCGTAGCTGGAAATATCACCGTCCGCGCGGCATCGTCACCGCCGGGGTAGAAGAACCGAATGCGCTGGTGCAGCTGGAAAGCGGCGGGTTTACCGTACCAAACGCCCGCGCCACGGAAATCGAGTTGTACCAGGGTTTGAGCGCGACCAGCGTCAACGCCAGCCCCAGCATCGAAAACGACCGCATGGCGATCAACCAGCTGTTTGCCCGTTTCATCCCGGCCGGCTTCTACTACAAGACCTTCAAATGGCCGCGCAGCTGGTGGGGCAAATACGAAGAAGTGATACGCGAAGCGGCCGGCTTCGGCAAGGCGCCGACCGAGCTCGATCCGGACCGCTATGAAAAGACCTATGCCCATTGCGACGTGCTGGTGGCCGGCGCCGGTCCAGCCGGCCTGGCGGCCGCCTGGGTGGCGGCGCAATCCGGTGCGCGGGTGGTGCTGGTCGACGATCAGTCAGAACCGGGCGGCAGCTTGCTGTCGGGGCCTGCGCTGATCGACGGTTTGCCGGCGGCCGCATGGGTAGCGAAAATCAGCGCGGAATTGCGGGCCTTCCCGGAAGTGACGATTCTGTCGCGCAGCACGGCCTTCGGCTACCAGGACCATAACCTGGTGACCGTGACCCAGCGCCTGAGCGAGCATCTGCCGCTGGCGCAGCGGGGCGGCAAGGTGCGCGAACGGCTGTGGAAGGTACGCGCCAAGCACGTGATACTGGCAACCGGCGCCCATGAACGGCCCATCGTGTTCGGCAATAACGATCTGCCTGGCATCATGCTGGTTTCGGCGGTATCGACCTATATCCACCGCTATGGCGTGCTGCCCGGACGCCAGGCGGTGATCTTCGCCAACAATGACGACGCCTACCAGACTGCTCTCGATCTGAAGGGCAACGGCGCCCAGGTAACCGTGGTCGATCCGCGCCCAGCTGGCAACAGCAGCCTGCCGGCCGCCGCCAAGCGGCAGGGTGTGAGCATCATCAATGACGCCGTGGTGGTGACTGCGCATGGCAGCCGCCATGTCAAGAAAGTGGAAGTTTCCGGCCATCGCGATGGCGTGCCGGGGCAGTTCATCACCTCGCTTGCCTGCGATCTGCTCTGTGTTTCGGGCGGCTGGAATCCGGTCATCCATCTGTTTGCCCAGTCCGGCGGCAAGGCGCACTGGAATAATGAGAAGGCCTGCTTCGTGCCGGGATCGGCGATGCAAAAGGAAACCAGCGCCGGCGCCGCCAACGGCGATTTCAGCCTGGCAGGCGCCTTGCGCGATGGCGCGCTGGCGGCGCAGCAGGCGGTCGAATCGGCTGGCTTGAAAGCGGCCGCGCTACCGAACTGGAAAGTGGCCGAACTGTCGGAAGCCCCGCTCATGCCTATGTGGCTGGTGGGCGACCGTAAACAGGTCGGGCGCGGTCCCAAGCAATTCGTCGATTACCAGAACGACGTGTCGGCCGCCGATATCTACCTGGCCGCGCGCGAGGGCTATCATTCGGTCGAGCACGTCAAGCGCTACACCGCGCTCGGCTTCGGCACCGACCAGGGCAAGCTCGGCAACATCAACGGTATGGCGATCCTGGCTGAAGTACTGGGCAAGAGCATCCCGCAAACCGGCACCACGACTTTCCGCCCGAACTACACGCCGGTGACCTTCGGCACGGTGGCCGGACGCGAGCTGGGCGAGTTCCTGACGCCTATCCGCAAAACTTGCATCCATCCCTGGCATATCGAGCAGGGCGCCTTGTTTGAAGACGTCGGCAACTGGAAACGTCCCTGGTATTACCCGCGCGGCAAGGAAGACCTGCATGCGGCAGTAGCGCGCGAGTGCCTGGCGGCGCGCAACAGCGTTGGCATCCTCGATGCTTCCACGCTGGGCAAAATCGATGTACAAGGACCGGATGCCGTCACGCTGCTGAACTGGATGTACACCAATCCCTGGAACAAGCTGGAAGTCGGCAAATGCCGCTACGGCCTGATGCTGGACGAGAACGGCATGGTGTTCGATGACGGCGTCACGGTGCGTCTCGGCGAGCAGCATTTCCTGATGAGCACCACCACCGGCGGCGCGGCGCGCGTGCTGGACTGGATGGAGCGCTGGCTGCAGACCGAGTGGCCGCACCTGAAAGTCAACCTGACGTCGGTGACCGATCATTTCGCCACCTTTGCGGTAGTCGGGCCGAACGCCCGCCGCGTGCTGCAGAAAGTCTGCAAGGATATCGATTTCTCCAACGAGAAATTTCCCTTCATGTCTTTCCGCGAAGGTAGCATCAACAGCGTCTTCACCCGCATCATGCGTATCAGCTTCTCCGGCGAACTGTCGTATGAAGTCAATGTGCCGGCCAATATGGGACGGGCCATCTGGGACGCCATCATCGAAGCCGGCAAGGAGTTTGACATCACGCCCTACGGCACGGAAACCATGCACGTGCTGCGCGCCGAAAAGGGCTACATCATCGTCGGCCAGGATACCGACGGCTCGGTCACGCCGTTCGACCTAGGCATGGGCGGCCTGGTAGCCAAATCCAAGGATTTCCTCGGCAAGCGTTCGCTCGCACGCTCGGATACCGCCGGCGAGAACCGCAAGCAGCTGGTGGGCTTGCTCAGCGCGGACAAGGATTTCGTGCTGCCGGAGGGTAGCCAGATCCTGGCCGAGCCGAGCAATGAAGCGACCGGCAGCATGATAGGCCACGTAACGTCCAGTTACTTTAGCCCGATCCTGCAGCGCTCGATCGCCTTCGCGCTGATCAAGGGCGGGCTCGGCAAGATGGGGCAGGAAGTCAGCATATCGCTGGAGAACGGCCGCAATATCGCAGCCAAGATCAGCAGCCTGGTGTTCTACGATGCAGAAGGAGTCCGTCAACATGTTGAATGA
- a CDS encoding sarcosine oxidase subunit delta translates to MLLITCPWCGPRAESEFHCGGEADIARPLETEKLSDEAWGDYLFMRKNPRGVHREQWVHNQGCRRWFMAERDTVTYEFLSYSKFEAKAAADGKGA, encoded by the coding sequence ATGTTATTGATCACCTGCCCTTGGTGCGGGCCGCGTGCCGAGAGTGAGTTTCATTGCGGCGGCGAAGCCGATATCGCCCGCCCGCTGGAAACCGAAAAACTGAGCGACGAAGCCTGGGGCGATTACCTGTTCATGCGCAAGAATCCGCGCGGCGTGCACCGCGAGCAGTGGGTGCACAACCAGGGTTGCCGGCGCTGGTTCATGGCCGAGCGCGATACCGTGACTTATGAATTCCTCAGCTACAGCAAGTTCGAAGCCAAGGCTGCCGCCGATGGCAAGGGAGCCTAG
- a CDS encoding sarcosine oxidase subunit beta family protein, with product MSNYSIFSLIRNSLSYHENWQRAWKSPEPKKEYDIVIVGGGGHGLATAYYLAKVHGLRNIAVIEKGWIGGGNTARNTTIVRSNYLWDESAMLYEKAMQLWEGLSQDLNYNVMFSQRGVMNLAHTLQDVRDTERRINANRLNGVDAEWLTPAQVKEIVPIINLNSHYPVLGASFQRRGGVARHDAVAWGFARGADERGVDILQNCGVTGIRRENGAVTGVDTVKGFIKAKKVAVVAAGHSSVLAEMAGIRLPLESHPLQALVSEPIKPVLDTVVMSNAVHAYISQSDKGDLVIGAGVDQYTGYGQRGSYHVIEGTLQAIVEMFPLFSRVRMNRQWGGIVDVSPDACPIISKTPVKGLYFNCGWGTGGFKATPGSGWVFAHTIANDHPHPLNAPFALDRFYNGHLIDEHGAAAVAH from the coding sequence ATGAGCAATTATTCGATATTCAGCTTGATCCGCAACAGCCTCTCCTACCATGAAAACTGGCAGCGGGCCTGGAAAAGCCCGGAACCGAAAAAGGAATACGACATCGTTATCGTCGGCGGCGGCGGCCACGGCCTGGCCACCGCCTACTACCTGGCCAAGGTGCACGGCTTGCGCAATATCGCCGTCATCGAAAAAGGCTGGATAGGCGGCGGCAACACCGCCCGCAACACCACCATCGTGCGTTCCAACTATCTGTGGGACGAATCGGCCATGCTGTACGAAAAGGCGATGCAGCTGTGGGAGGGCCTGTCGCAAGACCTCAACTACAACGTCATGTTCAGCCAGCGCGGCGTGATGAACCTGGCGCATACCTTGCAGGATGTGCGCGACACCGAGCGCCGCATCAACGCCAACCGTCTCAACGGCGTCGATGCCGAATGGCTGACGCCGGCGCAGGTCAAGGAAATCGTCCCGATCATTAATCTCAACAGCCACTATCCGGTGCTGGGCGCTTCCTTCCAGCGCCGTGGCGGGGTGGCGCGGCATGATGCGGTGGCCTGGGGTTTTGCCCGCGGCGCCGACGAGCGCGGCGTCGATATCCTGCAGAACTGCGGCGTCACCGGCATCCGCCGCGAGAACGGCGCAGTGACCGGGGTCGATACCGTCAAGGGCTTTATCAAGGCTAAGAAAGTGGCGGTGGTCGCCGCCGGCCACTCCAGCGTGCTGGCGGAGATGGCGGGCATCCGCCTGCCGCTGGAAAGCCATCCGCTGCAGGCGCTGGTGTCGGAGCCGATCAAGCCGGTGCTCGACACGGTGGTGATGTCGAATGCCGTGCATGCTTACATCAGCCAGTCCGACAAGGGCGACCTGGTGATCGGCGCCGGCGTCGACCAGTACACAGGCTATGGCCAGCGCGGCAGTTATCACGTGATCGAAGGCACGTTGCAGGCGATTGTTGAAATGTTCCCGCTGTTCAGCCGGGTCCGCATGAACCGCCAGTGGGGCGGGATCGTCGATGTTTCGCCGGATGCCTGCCCGATCATTTCCAAGACACCGGTCAAGGGCCTGTATTTCAATTGCGGCTGGGGCACCGGCGGCTTCAAGGCCACGCCGGGTTCGGGCTGGGTGTTCGCCCACACCATTGCCAACGACCATCCGCATCCGCTGAATGCGCCGTTTGCGCTGGACCGTTTCTACAACGGCCATCTGATCGACGAACACGGGGCCGCCGCCGTCGCCCACTGA
- a CDS encoding threonine aldolase family protein, whose product MSNANLRQQCHTFFSSSAPRTAAQDFSAMAAWCEAHDIQHDSYGEGQLIQDFENKVAALLGFEAACFVITGTMAQTIALRVACQDKNNRLVALHPTAHILRHESSNYQLLDHFKVLQVGSPFRPWTADDLKAVPDRLGAALYELPMREIGGQLPAWEQLQALKEYCREKNIHLHMDGARLWEAAAGYGQPLASVAAGFDSAYVSLYKGLGGLGGAMLLGKRDFIGRAAEWMKRMGGNLYQRSPYVVAAAMQFDEKLARMPAYLQRTRELYQLLARYPHWQVNPRQPHCNMLHLYFPVEREAANAARDQLARERGVWLFGRASDAALPQQSYIEWYVGEALLALSDQQVIAALDQFQALLAPA is encoded by the coding sequence ATGTCCAACGCCAACCTACGCCAGCAATGCCATACCTTTTTTTCTTCATCGGCGCCGCGCACCGCCGCCCAGGATTTTTCCGCGATGGCGGCCTGGTGCGAGGCGCATGATATCCAGCATGACAGCTATGGCGAAGGCCAGCTGATCCAGGATTTCGAAAACAAGGTAGCCGCCCTGCTCGGTTTCGAAGCAGCCTGCTTCGTCATCACCGGCACCATGGCACAAACCATCGCGCTGCGCGTCGCTTGCCAGGACAAGAACAACCGGCTGGTGGCGCTGCATCCGACGGCGCACATCCTGCGCCACGAAAGCAGCAACTACCAACTGCTCGACCATTTCAAGGTACTCCAGGTCGGCAGCCCGTTCCGGCCTTGGACGGCGGATGATCTGAAAGCTGTGCCGGATCGGCTCGGTGCCGCGCTATATGAGCTGCCCATGCGTGAAATCGGCGGCCAGCTGCCGGCCTGGGAACAGCTGCAAGCGCTCAAAGAGTACTGCCGGGAAAAGAACATTCATTTGCACATGGACGGCGCGCGCCTGTGGGAAGCCGCAGCCGGCTACGGTCAGCCGCTGGCCAGCGTGGCGGCCGGCTTTGACAGCGCCTATGTCTCGCTCTACAAAGGCCTTGGCGGCCTAGGCGGCGCCATGCTGCTGGGCAAGCGGGATTTCATCGGCCGCGCCGCCGAATGGATGAAACGCATGGGCGGCAACCTCTACCAGCGCTCGCCTTACGTAGTGGCGGCGGCCATGCAGTTTGACGAAAAACTGGCGCGCATGCCAGCCTACCTGCAACGCACCCGCGAACTGTATCAGTTGCTGGCCCGCTATCCGCACTGGCAAGTCAATCCACGCCAGCCGCATTGCAATATGCTGCATCTCTATTTTCCGGTCGAGCGCGAGGCGGCGAACGCGGCGCGCGACCAGCTGGCCCGGGAACGTGGCGTCTGGCTATTCGGTCGCGCCAGCGACGCCGCCTTGCCGCAGCAGAGTTATATCGAGTGGTATGTGGGAGAGGCGCTGCTGGCGCTGTCCGACCAGCAGGTTATTGCGGCGCTGGACCAATTCCAGGCGCTGCTGGCGCCCGCCTGA
- a CDS encoding sarcosine oxidase subunit gamma, with product MLNETQLFQVQQESPLAELGQLLAPLTAGANQPVRLEEKPFLELINIKGEAGSASFLRAVKNLTGAALPLQPNTIAESEQFVIYWLAPNEWLIQSRQPRLPALCADLAAALAGEFAAVVDVSSGNTSLVLSGIQARAVLQKGCPLDFHAGVFKPGQCAQSHYFKAGILLRPLDDGAFELIIRRSFADYFGRILLDASQEYL from the coding sequence ATGTTGAATGAAACCCAGCTTTTTCAGGTGCAGCAGGAATCGCCGTTGGCGGAACTGGGGCAGTTGTTGGCGCCGCTCACTGCAGGCGCCAACCAGCCGGTCCGGCTGGAGGAGAAACCCTTCCTGGAACTGATCAATATCAAGGGCGAGGCCGGCTCAGCAAGCTTCCTGCGGGCGGTCAAGAATCTCACCGGCGCGGCATTGCCGCTGCAGCCGAACACCATCGCCGAAAGCGAGCAGTTCGTCATCTACTGGCTGGCGCCGAATGAATGGCTGATCCAGTCCAGGCAACCGCGCCTGCCGGCGCTGTGCGCCGACCTGGCCGCTGCGCTGGCGGGAGAGTTCGCCGCGGTGGTGGATGTCAGCAGCGGCAATACCAGCCTGGTGCTGAGTGGCATACAGGCGCGCGCGGTCTTGCAGAAGGGCTGCCCGCTGGATTTCCATGCGGGCGTCTTCAAGCCAGGGCAGTGCGCCCAGAGCCATTACTTCAAGGCCGGCATCTTGCTGCGGCCTTTGGACGACGGCGCTTTTGAGCTGATCATCCGCCGCAGCTTTGCCGATTACTTCGGCCGTATTTTATTGGACGCCAGTCAGGAGTATCTCTGA
- a CDS encoding L-serine ammonia-lyase translates to MNISTFDLFKVGIGPSSSHTVGPMIAANRFAAYLHEVNLLDAVHAVRVELYGSLGATGKGHGSDKAVLLGLEGNLPDNIDPDHVEPRLAEIRSTKKLLLNGTHPIGCVEKEHVLFFRREALPQHPNGMRFVALDAAGNVIAEKEYYSVGGGFVVSKEGQRVNLVQAGSVQSEGELPYPFHSGDDLLRMSAESGLTIAALMMENEKHWRSAEEVRTKLLGIWDVMAAAVKRGCSIDGELPGPMKVKRRAAELYRQLKDRSEESFTDPLSMLDWVNLYAMAVNEENAAGGRIVTAPTNGAAGVLPAVLHYYTKFIPGSNKDGVMTFMLTAAAIGLIYKENASISGAEVGCQGEVGVACSMAAGALAAVLGGSTEQIENAAEIGMEHNLGMTCDPVGGLVQIPCIERNAMGAVKAINAARMALRGNGKHYVSLDKVIKTMMQTGADMKTKYKETSRGGLAVNVIEC, encoded by the coding sequence ATGAACATCAGCACATTTGATTTATTCAAGGTCGGTATCGGTCCATCCAGCTCGCATACGGTGGGGCCGATGATTGCCGCCAATCGCTTTGCTGCTTATTTGCACGAGGTTAATTTGCTCGATGCGGTGCACGCGGTACGCGTCGAACTGTACGGTTCGCTCGGCGCCACTGGTAAAGGCCATGGCAGCGACAAAGCGGTGCTGCTGGGGCTGGAAGGCAACCTGCCGGACAATATCGATCCGGATCACGTCGAGCCGCGGCTGGCGGAAATCCGCAGCACCAAGAAGCTGCTGCTGAACGGTACGCATCCGATCGGCTGTGTAGAAAAGGAACACGTATTGTTTTTCCGGCGCGAAGCCTTGCCGCAGCATCCGAACGGCATGCGCTTTGTCGCCCTGGACGCGGCTGGCAACGTGATTGCAGAGAAAGAATACTACTCGGTCGGCGGCGGCTTCGTGGTCAGCAAGGAAGGCCAGCGCGTCAATCTGGTACAGGCCGGCAGCGTGCAGTCGGAAGGCGAGCTGCCTTATCCCTTCCATTCCGGCGACGACCTGCTGCGCATGTCGGCGGAAAGCGGTTTGACCATTGCTGCCCTGATGATGGAAAACGAAAAGCACTGGCGCTCGGCGGAAGAAGTACGCACCAAGTTGCTGGGTATCTGGGATGTGATGGCGGCGGCGGTCAAGCGCGGCTGTTCCATCGACGGCGAATTGCCGGGACCGATGAAGGTCAAGCGGCGTGCTGCGGAATTGTACCGGCAGCTGAAAGATCGATCCGAGGAATCGTTTACCGATCCTTTGTCGATGCTGGACTGGGTCAACCTGTATGCGATGGCGGTGAATGAAGAAAATGCTGCCGGCGGCCGCATCGTCACGGCGCCGACCAATGGCGCGGCAGGGGTGTTGCCGGCGGTGCTGCATTACTACACCAAGTTCATTCCCGGCTCGAACAAGGATGGCGTCATGACCTTCATGCTGACGGCAGCGGCGATCGGCCTGATCTACAAGGAAAACGCATCGATCTCGGGTGCCGAAGTCGGTTGCCAGGGTGAGGTCGGCGTAGCTTGCTCGATGGCGGCAGGGGCTTTGGCCGCAGTGCTGGGCGGCAGCACCGAGCAGATCGAGAATGCGGCGGAGATCGGTATGGAGCACAACCTTGGCATGACTTGCGATCCGGTCGGCGGCCTGGTGCAGATTCCCTGTATCGAACGCAATGCGATGGGCGCGGTGAAAGCGATCAACGCCGCCCGCATGGCCCTGCGCGGCAACGGCAAGCACTATGTCTCGCTGGACAAGGTCATCAAGACCATGATGCAGACCGGCGCCGACATGAAGACCAAGTACAAGGAAACATCACGTGGTGGTTTGGCGGTAAATGTCATTGAGTGCTGA